From a single Adhaeribacter swui genomic region:
- a CDS encoding MFS transporter, which produces MITTSSPTPPSKLKQLLQIPVIVAALGYFVDIYDLLLFSIVRVPSLKSMGLSGDQLLEDGFFLINTQMAGMLVGGVLWGILGDKKGRLSVLFGSILLYSLANIANGFATSVTQYALLRFIAGIGLAGELGAGITLVAEILPKEIRGYGTSLVASVGILGAVLAYFMADLFDWRIAYFIGGGLGLLLLVLRFSVFESGMFTNVKEQEVARGNFFQLFSSGRTFVKYLRCIFIGLPIWFVIGVLVTFSPEFAVAMGVSEPVQAGKSVMFAYLGLSVGDLSSGIISQYFRSRKKVVLGFILLNVVCVLCYLLIDLPSAESVYFTCMALGFSIGYWALFVTIAAEQFGTNIRATVATTVPNFVRGSLIPVIWLFDYFKTHTGLMQSALLVGTLTFIIALVALWGMSETFGKDLDFVER; this is translated from the coding sequence ATGATAACAACCTCCTCTCCTACGCCACCTTCTAAGCTAAAACAACTGCTGCAAATTCCCGTGATTGTTGCGGCCTTGGGTTATTTCGTGGATATCTACGACTTGTTGCTGTTTAGCATTGTGCGGGTGCCCAGTTTAAAATCCATGGGCTTATCCGGCGACCAATTACTCGAAGACGGCTTTTTCCTGATTAATACCCAAATGGCCGGTATGTTGGTGGGAGGCGTACTCTGGGGCATTCTGGGCGATAAAAAAGGACGGCTCTCGGTATTATTTGGGTCTATTTTGCTGTACTCGCTGGCTAATATTGCCAATGGTTTTGCTACCAGTGTTACCCAATACGCTTTGCTGCGCTTTATTGCCGGTATTGGTTTAGCCGGGGAACTGGGTGCCGGTATAACTTTAGTAGCCGAAATCTTACCCAAGGAAATCCGGGGTTACGGTACGTCGTTAGTAGCCTCGGTGGGTATTTTGGGAGCGGTGCTGGCGTACTTTATGGCCGATTTATTCGACTGGCGCATTGCTTACTTTATTGGCGGGGGCCTGGGTTTATTGTTACTGGTGCTGCGGTTTAGCGTGTTTGAATCCGGAATGTTTACCAACGTAAAAGAGCAGGAAGTAGCGCGGGGTAACTTTTTCCAATTATTTTCTTCGGGTCGCACCTTTGTTAAATACTTGCGCTGCATTTTCATTGGTTTACCCATCTGGTTTGTGATTGGGGTGCTGGTTACTTTTTCGCCGGAATTTGCGGTTGCTATGGGTGTTTCGGAGCCGGTGCAGGCGGGTAAATCCGTGATGTTTGCTTATCTGGGTTTATCGGTCGGCGATTTAAGCTCCGGTATTATCAGCCAGTATTTCCGGAGCCGGAAAAAAGTGGTGTTGGGCTTTATTTTACTGAACGTGGTCTGCGTGTTATGCTACCTGCTCATCGATCTGCCTTCGGCCGAATCGGTTTATTTTACTTGTATGGCGCTGGGTTTTTCTATTGGCTACTGGGCTTTGTTTGTAACCATTGCCGCCGAACAATTTGGCACCAACATTCGGGCTACGGTAGCTACTACGGTGCCTAATTTTGTGCGGGGCAGCTTAATTCCGGTTATCTGGCTATTCGATTATTTTAAAACGCATACCGGATTAATGCAGAGCGCCTTACTGGTAGGTACGCTCACGTTTATTATTGCCTTGGTAGCACTTTGGGGCATGTCCGAAACCTTTGGTAAAGATTTAGATTTTGTGGAGCGCTAA